The proteins below are encoded in one region of Streptomyces ficellus:
- a CDS encoding NADH-quinone oxidoreductase subunit M, producing MSFPLLTLTAAVPAAGAILTAAVPAARRTAAKWLALLFSLATLGLAAVVAVRFEPGGARYQLTESHAWIADFGVRYELGVDGIGVALVALTALLIPFIIVAGWHDADPHGTQTKRWRPTQGFFALILMVEAMVILSFEATDVFLFYILFEAMLIPMYFLIGGFGDRAHTGTDDNAAAQRSYAAVKFLLYNLVGGLIMLAAVIGLYVVAGNFSLTEIAAARASGELEMATNTERLLFLGFFFAFAVKAPLWPLHTWLPNAMGEATAPVAVLITAVVDKVGTFAMLRFCLQLFPEASKWATPAIIVLALISIVYGALLAVGQRDIKRLVAYASISHFGFIIMGIFAMTSQGQSGATLYMVNHGISTAALMLVAGFLISRRGSRLIADYGGVQKVAPVLAGTFLIGGLATLSLPGLAPFVSEFLVLVGTFARYPVAGIVATTGIVLAALYTLVLYQRTMTGPVKEEVRAMPDLKARELVVVAPLIALLILLGVYPKPLTEIVDPAVRHTMSDVQQKDPAPEVEAAK from the coding sequence ATGTCGTTCCCCCTCCTGACCCTGACGGCGGCGGTCCCGGCCGCCGGCGCGATCCTCACCGCCGCCGTCCCGGCCGCCCGCCGCACCGCCGCCAAGTGGCTGGCGCTGCTGTTCTCCCTGGCCACCCTGGGCCTGGCCGCGGTGGTGGCCGTCCGGTTCGAACCGGGCGGCGCCCGCTACCAGCTCACCGAGTCCCACGCCTGGATCGCCGACTTCGGCGTCCGGTACGAACTGGGCGTCGACGGCATCGGGGTGGCGCTCGTCGCGCTCACCGCCCTGCTGATCCCCTTCATCATCGTGGCCGGCTGGCACGACGCCGATCCCCATGGGACCCAGACGAAGCGGTGGCGGCCGACGCAGGGCTTCTTCGCCCTGATCCTGATGGTCGAGGCGATGGTGATCCTCTCCTTCGAGGCCACCGACGTCTTCCTCTTCTACATCCTCTTCGAAGCCATGCTCATCCCGATGTACTTCCTCATCGGCGGCTTCGGGGACCGGGCCCACACCGGCACCGACGACAACGCGGCGGCCCAGCGGTCGTACGCCGCCGTCAAGTTCCTCCTCTACAACCTGGTCGGCGGGCTCATCATGCTGGCCGCCGTCATCGGGCTGTACGTGGTCGCGGGGAACTTCTCCCTCACGGAGATCGCCGCCGCGCGGGCGAGCGGCGAGCTGGAGATGGCCACCAACACCGAGCGGCTGCTGTTCCTCGGCTTCTTCTTCGCCTTCGCGGTCAAGGCCCCGCTGTGGCCGCTGCACACGTGGCTGCCCAACGCGATGGGCGAGGCGACCGCGCCGGTCGCCGTGCTCATCACCGCCGTCGTCGACAAGGTCGGCACCTTCGCGATGCTCCGCTTCTGCCTCCAGCTCTTCCCGGAGGCGTCGAAGTGGGCCACGCCCGCCATCATCGTGCTGGCGCTGATCAGCATCGTGTACGGGGCGCTGCTCGCGGTCGGCCAGCGGGACATCAAGCGGCTGGTCGCCTACGCGTCGATCTCCCACTTCGGCTTCATCATCATGGGCATCTTCGCGATGACCAGCCAGGGCCAGTCCGGGGCGACGCTCTACATGGTCAACCACGGGATCTCGACCGCCGCGCTGATGCTGGTGGCCGGGTTCCTGATCTCGCGGCGCGGCTCGCGGCTCATCGCCGACTACGGCGGGGTGCAGAAGGTGGCGCCGGTGCTCGCCGGGACGTTCCTCATCGGCGGTCTGGCCACCCTGTCGCTGCCGGGACTCGCGCCGTTCGTCTCCGAATTCCTGGTCCTGGTCGGCACGTTCGCCCGGTACCCGGTGGCGGGGATCGTCGCCACCACCGGCATCGTGCTCGCCGCGCTCTACACGCTGGTGCTCTACCAGCGGACGATGACGGGCCCGGTGAAGGAGGAGGTGCGGGCGATGCCCGACCTCAAGGCGCGGGAGCTGGTGGTGGTCGCCCCGCTGATCGCCCTGCTGATCCTCCTGGGCGTCTACCCCAAGCCGCTGACCGAGATCGTCGACCCGGCCGTGCGGCACACCATGTCCGACGTACAGCAGAAGGACCCGGCACCTGAAGTGGAGGCGGCCAAGTGA
- the nuoL gene encoding NADH-quinone oxidoreductase subunit L has translation MENLIALLVAAPLLGAAVLLCGGRRLDRAGHWLGTLLAAASFVIGAVLFFDMLGRGTEERALHQHLFSWVPVEGFQADIAFQLDQLSMTFVLLITGVGTLIHLYSIGYMEHDERRRRFFGYLNLFLAAMLLLVLADNYLLLYFGWEGVGLASYLLIGFWQHKPSAATAAKKAFLVNRVGDMGLSIAIMLMFTTFGTFTFGPVLGATGETSEGMLTAIGLMLLLAACGKSAQVPLQSWLGDAMEGPTPVSALIHAATMVTAGVYLITRSGAIFNAAPDAQLAVVVVGAVTLLFGAIVGCAKDDIKKALAGSTMSQIGYMVLAAGLGPIGYVFAIMHLVTHGFFKAGLFLGAGSVMHGMNDEVDMRKYGGLREYMPVTFVTFGLGYLAIIGFPGLSGFWSKDKIIEAAFAKGGTEGWILGAVTLLGAGITAYYMTRVMIMTFFGEKRWQPAPDADAAPSAEPAAEDHAGRMPHPHESPKSMTIPMIVLAFGSVFAGGLFSLNSAFVNWLKPVTEYEHGHPPISAGAVTASTVVVLLIGVGIAYAQYGRKPVPVVAPRGSLLTRAARRDLLQDDFNHVVLVRGGEHLTRSLVYMDHTVVDGVVNGTAASVGGLSGRLRRTQNGFARSYAVSMFGGTAVLIAATLLMRGV, from the coding sequence GTGGAAAACCTGATCGCGCTGCTGGTCGCGGCGCCTCTGCTGGGAGCTGCCGTCCTGCTGTGCGGAGGGCGGCGGCTGGACCGGGCCGGGCACTGGCTCGGCACCCTGCTCGCCGCCGCCTCCTTCGTCATCGGGGCGGTGCTCTTCTTCGACATGCTGGGCAGGGGCACGGAGGAACGGGCGCTGCACCAGCACCTGTTCAGCTGGGTGCCGGTGGAGGGCTTCCAGGCGGACATCGCCTTCCAGCTCGACCAGCTGTCGATGACCTTCGTCCTGCTCATCACCGGTGTCGGCACGCTCATCCACCTGTACTCGATCGGGTACATGGAGCACGACGAGCGCAGGCGCCGCTTCTTCGGCTATCTGAACCTGTTCCTCGCGGCGATGCTGCTGCTGGTCCTCGCCGACAACTATTTGCTGCTGTACTTCGGCTGGGAGGGCGTCGGTCTCGCCTCCTACCTGCTGATCGGCTTCTGGCAGCACAAGCCCAGCGCGGCGACCGCGGCCAAGAAGGCCTTCCTGGTCAACCGGGTCGGCGACATGGGCCTGTCCATCGCCATCATGCTGATGTTCACCACTTTCGGGACGTTCACCTTCGGCCCGGTGCTCGGGGCGACGGGCGAGACGTCCGAGGGGATGCTGACGGCCATCGGCCTGATGCTGCTGCTCGCCGCGTGCGGCAAGTCCGCGCAGGTGCCGCTCCAGTCCTGGCTCGGTGACGCGATGGAGGGCCCGACCCCGGTCTCGGCCCTGATCCACGCGGCCACGATGGTCACCGCCGGCGTCTACCTGATCACCAGGTCGGGCGCGATCTTCAACGCGGCGCCGGACGCGCAGCTGGCGGTCGTGGTGGTCGGCGCGGTGACGCTCCTGTTCGGTGCGATCGTCGGTTGCGCCAAGGACGACATCAAGAAGGCGCTGGCCGGTTCGACGATGTCGCAGATCGGCTACATGGTCCTGGCGGCCGGGCTCGGCCCGATCGGCTACGTCTTCGCGATCATGCACCTGGTGACGCACGGCTTCTTCAAGGCCGGGCTGTTCCTCGGCGCCGGGTCGGTCATGCACGGCATGAACGACGAGGTCGACATGAGGAAGTACGGCGGCCTGCGGGAGTACATGCCGGTCACCTTCGTGACCTTCGGGCTGGGATACCTGGCGATCATCGGCTTCCCGGGACTGTCCGGCTTCTGGTCCAAGGACAAGATCATCGAGGCCGCCTTCGCCAAGGGCGGCACGGAGGGCTGGATCCTCGGCGCGGTCACCCTGCTGGGAGCGGGCATCACCGCGTACTACATGACCCGCGTGATGATCATGACGTTCTTCGGTGAGAAGCGCTGGCAGCCCGCGCCCGACGCGGACGCGGCGCCCAGCGCCGAACCGGCCGCCGAGGACCACGCCGGCCGGATGCCGCACCCGCACGAGTCGCCCAAGTCCATGACCATCCCCATGATCGTGCTGGCCTTCGGGTCGGTCTTCGCGGGCGGGCTGTTCTCGCTCAACAGCGCGTTCGTCAACTGGCTGAAGCCGGTCACGGAGTACGAGCACGGGCACCCGCCCATCAGCGCCGGCGCGGTGACCGCCTCCACGGTCGTCGTCCTGCTGATCGGCGTCGGCATCGCGTACGCGCAGTACGGCCGCAAGCCCGTCCCGGTCGTCGCACCGCGCGGCTCGCTGCTCACCCGCGCCGCCCGGCGCGACCTGCTCCAGGACGACTTCAACCACGTCGTGCTGGTCCGCGGCGGCGAGCACCTCACCCGCTCGCTGGTGTACATGGACCACACCGTGGTCGACGGGGTCGTCAACGGCACCGCCGCCTCGGTCGGCGGTCTGTCCGGCCGGCTGCGCAGGACGCAGAACGGCTTCGCCCGCTCCTACGCGGTCTCGATGTTCGGAGGTACGGCGGTGCTGATCGCCGCGACCCTGCTGATGAGGGGGGTGTGA
- the nuoK gene encoding NADH-quinone oxidoreductase subunit NuoK encodes MNPVNYLYLAALLFTIGAAGVLIRRNAIVVFMCIELMLNACNLALVAFSRMHGNLDGQIIAFFTMVVAAAEVVVGLAIIVSLFRSRHSASVDDASLMKL; translated from the coding sequence GTGAATCCGGTCAACTACCTGTACCTGGCCGCCCTGTTGTTCACCATCGGCGCGGCCGGGGTGCTGATCCGGCGGAACGCGATCGTCGTCTTCATGTGCATCGAGCTGATGCTCAACGCCTGCAACCTCGCGCTCGTCGCCTTCTCCCGGATGCACGGCAATCTCGACGGCCAGATCATCGCCTTCTTCACGATGGTCGTCGCCGCCGCGGAGGTCGTGGTCGGGCTCGCGATCATCGTGTCGCTGTTCCGTTCCCGCCACTCGGCCTCGGTCGACGACGCCAGCCTGATGAAGCTGTGA
- a CDS encoding NADH-quinone oxidoreductase subunit J — protein MSTLAAAGAASTGEAVQFWVLGTVAVVGALATVLMKKAVHSALSLAATMIVLAVFYLANGAYFLGVVQIIVYTGAIMMLFLFVVMLVGVTAADSLKETIKGQRWLAAACGLGFGILLAAGLGRASLDTFEGLGTANAGGNVEGLAALIFTTYVFAFEITGALLITATVGAMLLTHRERTERARTQRELAEQRVREGKHLPPLPAPGVYARHNAVDIAGLLPDGTPSELTVSKTLRARGQIRDVSREALEDLKALEQRAEERLGRGPSEPQASRPQDRKEENAQ, from the coding sequence ATGAGCACACTCGCCGCCGCCGGCGCGGCCTCCACCGGCGAGGCCGTGCAGTTCTGGGTGCTGGGCACCGTCGCCGTCGTCGGCGCCCTGGCCACCGTCCTGATGAAGAAGGCCGTGCACAGCGCGCTGAGCCTGGCCGCCACGATGATCGTCCTCGCGGTGTTCTACCTCGCCAACGGGGCGTACTTCCTGGGCGTCGTGCAGATCATCGTCTACACCGGCGCGATCATGATGCTCTTCCTCTTCGTCGTGATGCTCGTCGGTGTCACCGCCGCCGACTCCCTGAAGGAGACCATCAAGGGCCAGCGCTGGCTGGCCGCCGCCTGCGGGCTGGGCTTCGGCATCCTCCTCGCCGCCGGACTCGGCCGGGCGTCGCTCGACACCTTCGAGGGCCTCGGCACCGCCAACGCCGGCGGCAACGTGGAGGGCCTCGCGGCGCTGATCTTCACGACGTACGTCTTCGCCTTCGAGATCACCGGCGCACTGCTGATCACCGCGACCGTCGGCGCGATGCTGCTGACCCACCGGGAGCGCACCGAGCGGGCCCGCACCCAGCGCGAGCTCGCCGAGCAGCGCGTACGGGAGGGCAAGCACCTGCCTCCGCTGCCGGCCCCCGGTGTCTACGCCCGGCACAACGCGGTGGACATCGCCGGTCTGCTGCCCGACGGCACCCCGTCGGAGCTGACCGTCAGCAAGACGCTGCGGGCACGCGGCCAGATCCGTGACGTGTCCCGTGAGGCGCTGGAGGACCTCAAGGCGCTGGAGCAGCGCGCGGAGGAGCGCCTGGGGCGCGGCCCCTCGGAGCCGCAGGCGTCCCGGCCCCAGGACCGCAAGGAGGAGAACGCGCAGTGA
- the nuoI gene encoding NADH-quinone oxidoreductase subunit NuoI has protein sequence MSEGNFQNPVAGFGVTFKAMFKKRLTEQYPEQPKTTAPRFHGRHQLNRHPDGLEKCVGCELCAWACPADAIYVEGADNTDEERYSPGERYGRVYQINYARCILCGLCIEACPTRALTMTNEFELADSSRENLIYTKEQLLAGLEEGMVDSPHAIHPGMSEQDYYRGLVTEAAPGTVPQPAAGKGDEKPQEAASDSGPDEPASKKVIGA, from the coding sequence GTGTCTGAGGGCAACTTCCAGAATCCGGTCGCCGGCTTCGGCGTGACCTTCAAGGCCATGTTCAAGAAGCGGCTGACCGAGCAGTACCCGGAGCAGCCGAAGACGACGGCGCCGCGCTTCCACGGCCGCCACCAGCTCAACCGCCATCCGGACGGCCTGGAGAAGTGCGTCGGCTGCGAGTTGTGCGCCTGGGCCTGCCCGGCCGACGCCATCTACGTGGAGGGCGCGGACAACACCGACGAGGAGCGGTACTCGCCGGGCGAGCGGTACGGCCGCGTCTACCAGATCAACTACGCCCGCTGCATCCTGTGCGGACTGTGCATCGAGGCCTGCCCGACCCGGGCGCTGACGATGACGAACGAGTTCGAACTGGCCGACAGCTCCCGCGAGAACCTGATCTACACCAAGGAGCAGCTCCTCGCCGGTCTGGAGGAGGGCATGGTCGACTCGCCGCACGCCATCCACCCCGGCATGTCCGAGCAGGACTACTACCGGGGCCTGGTCACCGAGGCCGCGCCCGGCACGGTCCCGCAGCCGGCCGCCGGCAAGGGCGACGAGAAGCCCCAGGAGGCCGCCTCGGACTCCGGCCCCGACGAGCCCGCCTCGAAGAAGGTGATCGGCGCATGA
- the nuoH gene encoding NADH-quinone oxidoreductase subunit NuoH, with protein MSLYTLAAEDLSMFGRDPWWLVAVKAVFCFAFLMVTVLFSIVWERKVVAWMQLRIGPNRHGPWGLLQSLADGIKLMLKEDVVVKRADKVVYILAPIIAAIPAFMAIAVIPFGPAGNEVSIFGQRTTMQLTDLPIAMLYVLAVASVGIYGIVLAGWSSGSTYPLLGGLRSCAQMISYEIAMGAAFASVFLYSGSMSTSAIVEAQADRWYIILLPVSFIIYIVTMVGETNRAPFDMPESEGDLVGGFNTEYSSIKFAMFMLAEYVNMVTVSAVSVTLFLGGWRAPYPISTFWEGANHGWWPMLWFVVKVQLLLFFFIWLRGTLPRVRYDQLMKLGWKVLIPVSVVWLMLVATVRALRNENYDFQQIVLYVAGAVITVLLLSFLVDMFRDRRTGKEAEAGGPPAEFDPMAGGFPVPPLPGQTLPPVPRRRPRSERELIVSGGADTERDGKEADGV; from the coding sequence ATGAGCCTGTACACCCTGGCGGCGGAGGACCTCTCCATGTTCGGCCGCGACCCCTGGTGGCTCGTGGCGGTCAAGGCGGTCTTCTGCTTCGCCTTCCTCATGGTCACCGTGCTCTTCTCCATCGTGTGGGAGCGCAAGGTGGTCGCCTGGATGCAGCTGCGCATCGGCCCCAACCGGCACGGCCCGTGGGGCCTGCTCCAGTCCCTCGCGGACGGCATCAAACTGATGCTGAAGGAGGACGTGGTCGTCAAGCGGGCCGACAAGGTCGTCTACATCCTCGCGCCGATCATCGCCGCCATCCCGGCGTTCATGGCGATCGCGGTGATCCCGTTCGGGCCCGCCGGGAACGAGGTGTCGATCTTCGGGCAGCGCACCACGATGCAGCTGACCGACCTGCCGATCGCGATGCTCTACGTCCTCGCGGTCGCCTCCGTCGGCATCTACGGCATCGTGCTGGCCGGCTGGTCGTCCGGCTCCACCTATCCGCTCCTCGGCGGTCTGCGCTCCTGCGCGCAGATGATCTCCTACGAGATCGCCATGGGCGCCGCCTTCGCGTCCGTCTTCCTCTACTCCGGGTCGATGTCGACCTCGGCGATCGTCGAGGCGCAGGCGGACCGCTGGTACATCATCCTGCTGCCGGTGTCGTTCATCATCTACATCGTCACCATGGTCGGTGAGACCAACCGCGCCCCGTTCGACATGCCCGAGTCCGAGGGCGACCTGGTCGGCGGCTTCAACACCGAGTACAGCTCCATCAAGTTCGCGATGTTCATGCTCGCCGAGTACGTGAACATGGTGACCGTCTCGGCGGTGTCGGTGACGCTGTTCCTGGGCGGCTGGCGCGCCCCGTACCCGATCTCCACCTTCTGGGAGGGCGCGAACCACGGCTGGTGGCCGATGCTCTGGTTCGTCGTCAAGGTCCAGCTGCTGCTGTTCTTCTTCATCTGGCTGCGCGGCACGCTGCCCCGCGTCCGCTACGACCAGCTGATGAAGCTCGGCTGGAAGGTCCTGATCCCGGTGTCGGTCGTCTGGCTGATGCTGGTCGCGACCGTGCGGGCGCTGCGCAACGAGAACTACGACTTCCAGCAGATCGTGCTGTACGTCGCCGGCGCGGTGATCACCGTCCTCCTCCTGTCCTTCCTCGTCGACATGTTCCGCGACCGGAGGACCGGCAAGGAGGCCGAGGCCGGCGGGCCGCCCGCCGAGTTCGACCCGATGGCCGGCGGATTCCCCGTACCGCCGCTCCCCGGACAGACCCTGCCGCCGGTGCCCCGCCGACGGCCGCGCTCGGAGCGCGAGTTGATTGTCAGTGGTGGCGCCGATACTGAGCGTGACGGAAAGGAGGCTGACGGTGTCTGA
- a CDS encoding NADH-quinone oxidoreductase subunit G, producing the protein MASGPAQGGGAAVPPEDLVTLTIDGIEISVPKGTLVIRAAEQLGIEIPRFCDHPLLDPAGACRQCIVEVEGQRKPMASCTITCTDGMVVKSQLTSPVAEKAQVGVMELLLINHPLDCPVCDKGGECPLQNQAMSHGQADSRFEGRKRTYEKPVPISTQVLLDRERCVLCARCTRFSNQVAGDPMIELIERGALQQVGTGEGDPFQSYFSGNTIQICPVGALTSAAYRFRSRPFDLVSSPSVCEHCAGGCATRTDHRRGKVMRRLAANDPEVNEEWMCDKGRFAFRYAQARDRLTTPLVRRPETGELEPASWPEALEAAARGLVRGRTGVLAGGRLTVEDAYAYAKFARVALDTNDVDFRARVHSSEEADFLAARVAGRGRDLDGAGVTYTSLEAAPAVLLAGLEAEEEAPGVFLRLRKAWRKAGQRTYALASHATRGLTKAGGTLLPAAPGTEPEWLDALAAGTGLDADGTAASRALREPGAVLAVGERLAGVPGALTAAVRAAAATGAELVWIPRRAGERGALWAGAIPSLLPGGRPATDPRAREEVSAAWGVRELPHRYGRDTGQIVEAAATGELGALLVGGVEVADLPDPQRAREALDAAFVVSLELRPGEVTERADVVLPVAAVAEKPGTFLNWEGRVRMFEAALKPEHMTRTLAPADARVLHMLADTMDVHFALPDVKAVRREMDRLGAWDGARAGDPVEAAAPLPRAGEGEAVLAGHRMLLDLGVLQEGDEALAGTRHAAVARLSAATAAETGVKDGDVLKVTGPAGSAELPLLVTDMPDRVVWLPLNSTPGGVPSAVGAAPGQLVRLAPTTPNAAAPTEVEA; encoded by the coding sequence ATGGCATCCGGCCCCGCCCAGGGCGGCGGCGCGGCCGTCCCGCCCGAAGACCTGGTCACCCTGACCATCGACGGGATCGAGATCTCCGTCCCCAAGGGGACGCTGGTCATCCGCGCCGCCGAACAGCTCGGCATCGAGATCCCCCGGTTCTGCGACCACCCCCTCCTCGACCCGGCAGGCGCCTGCCGCCAGTGCATCGTCGAGGTCGAGGGCCAGCGCAAGCCGATGGCGTCCTGCACCATCACCTGCACCGACGGCATGGTCGTCAAGTCGCAGCTCACCTCGCCCGTCGCCGAGAAGGCCCAGGTCGGGGTGATGGAGCTGCTGCTCATCAACCACCCGCTGGACTGCCCGGTCTGCGACAAGGGCGGCGAGTGCCCGCTGCAGAACCAGGCCATGTCGCACGGGCAGGCCGACTCCCGGTTCGAGGGCCGCAAGCGCACCTACGAGAAACCCGTGCCGATCTCCACCCAGGTGCTGCTCGACCGCGAGCGGTGCGTCCTGTGCGCCCGCTGCACCCGGTTCTCCAACCAGGTCGCCGGCGACCCGATGATCGAACTGATCGAGCGCGGCGCGCTCCAGCAGGTCGGCACCGGCGAGGGCGACCCGTTCCAGTCCTACTTCTCCGGCAACACCATCCAGATCTGCCCGGTCGGCGCGCTGACCTCGGCGGCGTACCGGTTCCGCTCCCGCCCCTTCGACCTGGTCTCCAGCCCGTCGGTGTGCGAGCACTGCGCGGGCGGCTGCGCCACCCGCACCGACCACCGGCGCGGCAAGGTCATGCGGCGGCTCGCCGCCAACGACCCGGAGGTCAACGAGGAGTGGATGTGCGACAAGGGGCGCTTCGCGTTCCGGTACGCGCAGGCGCGCGACCGGCTCACCACGCCGCTGGTGCGCCGGCCCGAGACCGGTGAGCTGGAGCCCGCGTCCTGGCCCGAGGCGCTGGAGGCGGCGGCCCGGGGACTGGTCCGCGGCCGCACCGGCGTCCTGGCCGGCGGGCGGCTGACCGTCGAGGACGCCTACGCGTACGCCAAGTTCGCCCGGGTGGCCCTCGACACCAACGACGTCGACTTCCGCGCCCGCGTCCACAGCAGCGAGGAGGCCGACTTCCTGGCCGCCCGGGTCGCGGGACGCGGCCGGGACCTGGACGGAGCCGGCGTCACGTACACCTCCCTGGAGGCCGCCCCGGCGGTGCTGCTCGCCGGACTGGAGGCGGAGGAGGAGGCCCCGGGCGTCTTCCTGCGGCTGCGCAAGGCGTGGCGAAAAGCGGGCCAGCGGACCTACGCGCTCGCCTCGCACGCCACCAGGGGCCTGACGAAGGCGGGCGGCACGCTGCTGCCGGCCGCGCCCGGGACGGAACCCGAGTGGCTGGACGCGCTCGCCGCCGGGACGGGGCTGGACGCGGACGGCACCGCCGCCTCCCGGGCCCTGCGGGAGCCCGGCGCGGTCCTGGCGGTCGGCGAGCGGCTGGCGGGAGTGCCGGGCGCGCTGACCGCCGCGGTGCGCGCCGCGGCGGCGACGGGCGCGGAGCTGGTGTGGATCCCGCGCCGGGCCGGTGAGCGCGGCGCGCTGTGGGCGGGCGCCATCCCGTCCCTGCTGCCTGGCGGGCGGCCCGCCACCGATCCACGCGCGCGTGAGGAGGTCTCCGCCGCCTGGGGCGTACGGGAACTGCCGCACCGCTACGGGCGGGACACGGGCCAGATCGTGGAGGCCGCGGCCACCGGCGAGCTGGGCGCGCTGCTCGTCGGCGGCGTGGAGGTGGCCGACCTGCCGGACCCGCAGCGCGCGCGTGAGGCGCTGGACGCGGCGTTCGTGGTGTCGCTGGAGCTGCGGCCCGGCGAGGTCACCGAGCGGGCGGACGTGGTCCTCCCGGTGGCCGCCGTCGCGGAGAAGCCGGGCACCTTCCTCAACTGGGAGGGCAGGGTGCGGATGTTCGAGGCCGCGCTGAAGCCGGAGCACATGACCCGCACGCTCGCCCCGGCCGACGCCCGGGTGCTGCACATGCTGGCCGACACGATGGACGTGCACTTCGCGCTGCCGGACGTGAAGGCCGTGCGCCGCGAGATGGACCGGCTCGGCGCCTGGGACGGCGCCCGGGCCGGCGACCCGGTGGAGGCCGCCGCACCGCTGCCCCGCGCGGGGGAGGGCGAGGCGGTGCTGGCCGGCCACCGGATGCTGCTGGACCTGGGCGTCCTCCAGGAGGGCGACGAGGCCCTGGCGGGCACCCGGCACGCCGCGGTGGCCCGCCTCTCGGCGGCCACAGCCGCGGAGACGGGCGTCAAGGACGGTGACGTCCTGAAGGTGACCGGACCGGCCGGTTCGGCCGAACTGCCGCTGCTGGTCACCGACATGCCCGACCGGGTGGTGTGGCTGCCGCTGAACTCCACGCCCGGCGGCGTGCCGTCCGCCGTGGGCGCCGCGCCCGGGCAGCTGGTCCGCCTCGCCCCGACGACCCCGAACGCCGCGGCCCCCACGGAGGTGGAGGCATGA
- the nuoF gene encoding NADH-quinone oxidoreductase subunit NuoF, translating to MTVATETPSPEKLLAPVLSAFWDQPDSWTLETYKRHDGYEGLKKALAMTPDDLIAYVKDSGLRGRGGAGFPTGMKWQFIPQGDGKPHYLVVNADESEPGTCKDIPLLFANPHSLIEGIVIACYAIRSSHAFIYLRGEVVPVLRRLHEAVREAYAAGYLGRNILGSGLDLELTVHAGAGAYICGEETALLDSLEGRRGQPRLRPPFPAVAGLYACPTVVNNVESIASVPAILHRGKDWFRSMGSEKSPGFTLYSLSGHVASPGQYEAPLGITLRQLLDMSGGMRRGHRLKFWTPGGSSTPMFTDEHLDVPLDYEGVGAAGSMLGTKALQCFDETTCVVRAVTRWTEFYAHESCGKCTPCREGTYWLVQLLRDIEAGKGTLGDLDKLNDIADNINGKSFCALGDGAASPIFSSLKYFRGEYEQHITGKGCPFDPAKSTAWADNHVEVTA from the coding sequence ATGACGGTGGCGACCGAGACACCCAGCCCGGAGAAACTGCTCGCACCGGTCCTGTCCGCGTTCTGGGACCAGCCGGACTCCTGGACGCTGGAGACCTACAAGCGGCACGACGGCTACGAGGGCCTCAAGAAGGCCCTCGCCATGACGCCCGACGACCTCATCGCGTACGTCAAGGACTCCGGCCTGCGCGGCCGCGGCGGCGCGGGCTTCCCCACCGGGATGAAGTGGCAGTTCATCCCGCAGGGCGACGGCAAGCCCCACTACCTCGTCGTCAACGCCGACGAGTCGGAGCCCGGCACCTGCAAGGACATCCCGCTCCTGTTCGCCAACCCGCACTCCCTCATCGAGGGGATCGTGATCGCCTGCTACGCGATCCGGTCCAGCCACGCCTTCATCTACCTGCGGGGCGAGGTCGTCCCCGTGCTGCGCCGGCTGCACGAGGCCGTGCGCGAGGCGTACGCGGCGGGCTACCTCGGCCGGAACATCCTCGGCAGCGGACTCGACCTCGAACTCACCGTGCACGCCGGCGCCGGCGCGTACATCTGCGGTGAGGAGACCGCGCTGCTCGACTCGCTCGAAGGCCGCCGCGGCCAGCCCCGGCTGCGGCCCCCCTTCCCCGCGGTCGCCGGTCTGTACGCCTGCCCCACCGTGGTGAACAACGTCGAGTCCATCGCGTCGGTTCCCGCGATCCTCCACCGGGGCAAGGACTGGTTCCGTTCCATGGGCAGCGAGAAGTCCCCCGGCTTCACGCTCTACTCGCTCAGCGGCCACGTCGCCTCACCCGGCCAGTACGAGGCGCCCCTCGGCATCACCCTGCGCCAGCTCCTCGACATGAGCGGCGGCATGCGGCGCGGCCACCGGCTGAAGTTCTGGACGCCCGGCGGCTCGTCGACGCCGATGTTCACCGACGAGCACCTGGACGTCCCCCTCGACTACGAGGGCGTCGGCGCGGCCGGCTCGATGCTCGGCACCAAGGCGCTCCAGTGCTTCGACGAGACGACGTGCGTGGTGCGGGCGGTCACCCGCTGGACGGAGTTCTACGCCCACGAGTCGTGCGGCAAGTGCACCCCCTGCCGCGAAGGCACCTACTGGCTGGTGCAGTTGCTCCGCGACATCGAGGCCGGCAAGGGCACGCTCGGCGACCTCGACAAGCTGAACGACATCGCCGACAACATCAACGGCAAGTCGTTCTGCGCCCTCGGCGACGGCGCCGCCTCGCCGATCTTCTCGTCGCTGAAGTACTTCCGCGGCGAGTACGAGCAGCACATCACGGGCAAGGGCTGCCCCTTCGACCCGGCCAAGTCGACCGCCTGGGCGGACAACCACGTGGAGGTGACGGCGTGA